The Prevotella sp. oral taxon 299 str. F0039 genome has a segment encoding these proteins:
- a CDS encoding GEVED domain-containing protein, giving the protein MKKTVFNCKTLLLALSLCAAAPSLAQTSLESTSTTIYDFSKFNDLELLKFFAELDAQGRKYPTIAELKAKGLYDEIEFVRSHVAKRNTINNDDRLVQKTYAERELFLNLPSGAGKIVGGYPSKDFVNDNFSMWNYTTLFGSWNHTLFQAPGSWVDAAHQNGTDIMSGMKFFDTTGGRGQGANLWMEFIAERNANDEFKYARPLINLLRFLGMDGINYNWEANGYASTNVVNFHKRLYEIAKEENFNNFHIVIYTMSHILPGYLKDALFGSNGKRTAEVMLNYEGNGFSTDMNSSYRNAKDALKTTKGLYMGGWIVGMDKNWNDLDKDVYHHESGIALWGEHDQSRFWSYNKGNSPQQLMTNYQMLLERAFSGGHRNPANRPNVVDRGNSLEAQGGNPALYNFAGMATWIPEQSTIQGKLPFSTFFNIGNGERYVYKGKKTAGSWYNMSNQDLVPTYRWLVYRSETTNVSNAIDAQFTNTDAYMGGSCLQVKGKATDGNADLILYKTLLEGNGGNIVAKLGVKNGKEAMNSSQLYLIVRLKNSQQWKEYLVTNPTTNKWEEREITLSDLTSSDVIDRIGLRVKNTNTDFNMLVGKLELSDNFTATPTAPKDLTIQVKEEKKTSLSVKATWNVECGAGNELQHNDKENIHHFEILYKNGEEGAVTEIARTKQWATYVGDIQVGEQDNKPYIGVRSASTDLKTYSPVVWKAIERGNYNSLPAANTNIYGTPELDVSAAGAAIARQFRYLEQFSTTDAIENVSYNDTGSRPATNYVDMSSKVIKVRQGQEFTIHFKGHEATDENDGSHDDLRYCIGRGWIDLDGDGSFNPDLLEFSPDHGECLFTIGNKRSRTMENVQGLYAFKIKVPTDAKVGMSRIRIVFSDAWFEGALQPTGKFNKGFAIDFGVEITGENTSRKVGSDTWDEGTASEPEGLNAQTGINIVETAKPSAQLNNQTIVLSNVQNLWIYTLDGVLVRHITRPTNVSTKSFAKGTYLIKIENNGIIETQKMIIR; this is encoded by the coding sequence ATGAAAAAAACAGTATTCAATTGCAAGACCTTGTTACTTGCACTTAGTTTGTGTGCAGCCGCCCCTTCTTTGGCGCAGACATCACTAGAATCAACATCAACTACTATTTACGATTTCTCTAAGTTTAACGATTTAGAACTACTTAAATTCTTTGCCGAACTCGACGCTCAAGGCCGTAAATATCCCACCATCGCCGAATTAAAAGCAAAAGGACTCTACGACGAAATAGAGTTCGTTCGCTCGCATGTGGCTAAAAGAAACACCATTAATAATGATGATCGACTTGTTCAAAAAACCTATGCCGAACGTGAATTGTTTCTCAATCTTCCTTCGGGTGCAGGCAAAATTGTAGGCGGTTATCCATCGAAAGACTTTGTTAACGACAACTTCTCGATGTGGAACTACACTACCTTGTTTGGCTCTTGGAACCACACTTTGTTTCAAGCACCAGGCTCTTGGGTAGATGCTGCGCACCAAAACGGAACCGACATCATGAGCGGTATGAAGTTTTTCGACACCACAGGAGGCCGTGGTCAGGGTGCTAATCTATGGATGGAGTTCATTGCAGAGCGCAATGCTAACGACGAATTTAAATATGCTCGTCCTCTTATTAACTTACTAAGATTCCTCGGAATGGACGGAATTAACTATAACTGGGAAGCTAATGGATATGCATCTACCAATGTTGTTAATTTCCACAAACGTCTTTATGAGATAGCAAAAGAAGAAAATTTCAATAACTTTCATATCGTGATTTACACCATGAGTCACATTCTTCCAGGCTATTTAAAAGATGCACTCTTTGGCTCTAATGGAAAAAGAACAGCCGAAGTGATGTTGAATTACGAAGGAAACGGCTTTAGCACTGATATGAACTCAAGCTACAGAAATGCGAAAGATGCATTGAAAACCACCAAAGGTTTGTATATGGGTGGTTGGATTGTAGGTATGGATAAGAACTGGAATGATCTTGATAAAGACGTTTATCATCACGAAAGTGGTATTGCTTTATGGGGCGAACACGATCAAAGTAGATTTTGGTCGTATAACAAAGGCAATAGCCCACAACAGCTTATGACCAACTATCAAATGCTTTTAGAACGTGCTTTCTCTGGTGGTCACCGCAATCCAGCAAACCGTCCTAATGTGGTTGATAGAGGAAACAGCCTCGAAGCGCAAGGAGGCAACCCTGCACTCTATAACTTTGCGGGTATGGCTACATGGATTCCCGAGCAGTCTACCATACAAGGTAAATTGCCTTTCTCTACCTTCTTCAACATAGGAAATGGCGAACGCTATGTTTATAAAGGCAAGAAAACAGCAGGATCGTGGTATAACATGTCGAATCAAGACCTTGTTCCAACCTATCGTTGGCTCGTTTATCGCTCAGAAACAACCAACGTAAGCAACGCCATCGATGCACAATTTACCAACACCGACGCTTATATGGGCGGTTCGTGCTTGCAGGTTAAGGGTAAAGCAACAGACGGAAATGCCGACCTTATTCTATATAAAACCTTGCTCGAGGGCAATGGTGGCAACATTGTTGCTAAGCTTGGGGTAAAGAACGGCAAAGAGGCAATGAACTCGTCACAGCTCTATCTCATCGTGCGACTTAAGAATTCGCAACAATGGAAAGAATATCTTGTAACCAATCCAACAACAAACAAGTGGGAAGAAAGAGAGATTACTTTGAGCGATTTAACTTCTTCTGATGTGATAGACCGCATTGGCTTGCGTGTGAAAAACACCAACACAGACTTTAACATGCTTGTGGGTAAGCTCGAATTGAGCGACAACTTCACCGCAACACCAACCGCTCCAAAAGATTTAACCATTCAGGTGAAGGAAGAAAAGAAAACTTCTTTATCGGTGAAAGCTACATGGAATGTGGAATGTGGTGCTGGTAATGAGCTTCAACACAACGACAAAGAGAATATTCATCACTTTGAAATTCTGTATAAGAACGGCGAAGAGGGTGCTGTAACCGAGATTGCTCGCACCAAACAATGGGCAACTTATGTGGGCGATATTCAAGTGGGTGAGCAAGACAATAAACCTTATATTGGCGTTCGCTCTGCTTCTACCGACCTTAAAACCTATTCGCCAGTGGTGTGGAAGGCTATCGAAAGAGGCAATTATAACTCGCTTCCTGCTGCCAACACCAACATTTATGGAACTCCAGAGCTAGATGTTAGCGCAGCTGGTGCAGCAATAGCACGTCAATTTAGATACTTAGAACAATTCAGCACAACCGATGCTATCGAAAATGTTTCATATAATGATACAGGCAGTCGCCCTGCAACCAACTATGTCGACATGTCGTCTAAGGTCATTAAGGTGCGCCAAGGTCAAGAGTTTACCATTCACTTTAAAGGACATGAGGCTACTGACGAAAACGACGGAAGCCACGATGACTTGCGTTATTGCATTGGACGTGGTTGGATAGACCTTGATGGTGACGGCAGTTTTAATCCCGATTTATTAGAATTTAGTCCTGACCATGGCGAATGTTTGTTCACCATTGGCAACAAACGTTCACGCACAATGGAGAATGTTCAGGGTCTTTATGCATTTAAAATAAAAGTTCCTACTGACGCAAAAGTGGGTATGAGCCGCATTCGTATCGTGTTCTCTGACGCTTGGTTCGAAGGTGCTTTGCAACCAACAGGTAAGTTTAACAAGGGCTTTGCTATCGACTTCGGTGTAGAAATTACGGGCGAAAACACATCAAGAAAAGTAGGTAGCGACACTTGGGACGAGGGAACAGCCAGCGAACCTGAAGGATTGAACGCTCAAACAGGCATCAACATAGTAGAAACAGCTAAACCATCGGCTCAGCTCAACAACCAAACCATTGTGTTGAGCAATGTTCAAAACCTTTGGATCTACACCCTTGATGGCGTTCTTGTGCGCCACATCACCCGTCCAACAAACGTCAGCACCAAATCGTTTGCAAAGGGAACCTATCTCATCAAGATAGAAAATAATGGCATTATCGAAACTCAAAAAATGATTATTCGATAA